A segment of the Bordetella flabilis genome:
ACCTGGTGCGCGATCTGCGCCCGGTTGATATAGGCGAGCAGATTGAGCGCGCGGGCCTGCACCAATGCGCCGCTATATGCCGCGGCATCGGCGGTATGCGTCAGGCGGGTACGCGCGGCAATGGTCTGGCCCAGGTTGTACAGCACCACGAGCGACAATGCGCCAAGGGCCGCCAGGCCCAGTGCCAGCGGCAGCGCCTGTCCGCGAGTGCGTTGGCGCGGTGTCATTGTGCCGCGCCGGCATTGCCGGTGAACGATTTGAGCGATTTGGCCTTGGCCTGGGCGGCGGCCTTGTCCGCCGCCGTCTGCGCCGCCCTGGACTGGTCGGCGCCGCTTTCACCGGCAAGCTCCCGGGCCATGGCAGCCGTCTGCGATCGCACGACTTGCCCGAACAATTGGTACACGGCGATGGCGGCCACCGCGACCAGGGCCACCACAATGATGTATTCGGTCATGCCCTGCCCGCGCTGGCGTTTGCGGTCGATGCCCATGGATGTCTCCGTTGAAACGGGGTAGGCATCCAGTGTGCGCGGCCCTCGGCGAGGCGCCAATTCGTACATGCCGAGGTGGATCAGAACATCGCGCGGGGAGTGTGCGCCATCGCCGCCGGTTGACATCAGCCCCCCAGCCCTGCACCGTCGCCAACGCCGGGCGCGCCCGCGGCCCGCGCGACAAATGGCCGACGCCGACGACACAAGAAAAAATAAATGCCGCTCAGGCGCGACACATAAAAAACGCCGCCTCGTGGGGCGGCGTTCGAACCGTCAGTACGACGCGGCGTTCATTTCTCCGCGGCGTTGCTGATGGCATTGCCGGCGCGCTGGATGTCCTTGCCGGCACCGGCAATCGTATTGCATCCTGCCAGCACCATCGCGAAGACTACCAACGTCGTCAGCATCATCTTCGAGCGCATGGATTGCTCTCCTTCGTTTGATGGTGCCGATCCCGGCACCCTGCCGATCACACGATCTGGACGCGCAATTCGCCCAGCCCCGCCACCCCGCCAACCATGAGGTCGTTCTTGACGACCGCGCCCACGCCTTCCGGCGTGCCCGTGAAGATCAGGTCGCCGGGCTGCAATTCGAACAAGCCGGACAAATAGGCAATGCTTTCCGGGATATTCCAGATCAACTCGCTGATATTGCTGTTCTGCTTGCGCGTGCCGTTCACGTCCAGCCAGATGTCCGCCTTCTCCATGATGCCGGTCGCGCTGCGCGGATGAATGGGGCCCAGCGGCGCCGATTGGTCGAAGGCCTTGCCGACTTCCCAGGGACG
Coding sequences within it:
- a CDS encoding entericidin A/B family lipoprotein; its protein translation is MMLTTLVVFAMVLAGCNTIAGAGKDIQRAGNAISNAAEK